CTTGGTACTGCAGATACGTTTGCATGTACTCATGTTTCAGCGGAATATTTTTTTCGAAGCTTGCATCAATTCTGAGTTGAGAGACGAAATATCCCATTACCACAGTTACGATGGCAAAAAGAGCAACCCATATCGCACGCTTGGAAAATAACAGGGACTTAACAAAAGGTTCTAATTTATTATTTGCCATCTTTTTGACCTTCTTTTACTGATTTTTTAGAGCTCACAGCGTCAAACGTTTCAACACCACCTTCTCCCACAATAATGAATCGATTGTCACCTAAGCCAACTAGCGCAGCGCGCCCCTTAAGATCGGTTCGCTTACGAATGGATACATCATTGCCTTTCTTGGTCACCAACACACCACCGGTACCAACCAGCACTAACTCACCTTGTGGCGTGATTAACATATCGTGTAAACCCGCTTCATTTTGTAAGCGGATCGACGTCCAAGTCACTCCATCATCATTTGAGTGGAATAAGTTCCCCCTCAAACCATAAACATAAATATCACTGCCATTAACCGAAATACCAAAGAAAGAACCCTCATAAGGCGAATCCAGCTTTTGCCATGTTTCACCAGCATCCTTTGTTACCGCAATCATGCCTTTACTAAACTCTTCACCCATCTCATCGGCTTCGGCAATATACTTCTCGCCAGCCATATACCAAGTGTCGCCAGACAGTTGTTCGAGGTCATAAAAGTGACTGAAACCATCATACACATCACTCAGACTGGCAATTTCTCTGTTTTCCCAAGTCTCTCCACCGTCTGTGCTCTCTAGATATAGACCATAGGAACCAATAGCCGTAATATTGTCTTCTGAGGTATAGAGAACATTAAATAATGCTGGCTGTAGGTTCGAGACCTCTTGATGACTGAGCACCCAAGTTTCCCCAGCGTCAGTCGTCAACAATACGGTTTGATCAAAACCAACTGCCACACCGCGCTTGTCATCAAGAAAGTCAACAGCTGTTAGGTTCACATCAACAGGAACAGGGACTTGTCGCCACGTCTGGCCGCTATCATCGGTGATAAGGATGTGGCCCCGTTGACCGACAGTAACGAAGCGCTCATCAGACACTTTAACGATGTCGAGTAGGAGCGAGCTTTTAGCTTTTGGAGCGATTACGGCAGGTCCTGCTTGAAGTATCATTGATGCCACTAGGACCAAGCCACTTATTAGAACTTGTAGGACAGTTTTCATTGTTTTGGTATTTTCTTGATAGTAATAGCAAAGCGGCCGGTGAACCCGACCGCTTGTGTAGTGTTTATCGACGACCGATTCTGCGCAGCGCCGATGGAGTAAAATGTGAGCCCCTGAAGTCTGCATTAAAGTTATACATATCTTCTTGGTTATCAAGGCCAATCACTAGGTAACGGCCAGAAGGAAGATCGTAGTAAGTTTCCAATGTCGACCATAAGGTTGGTACGTCATAGTAGTTGATAGGGTAAGCCATCGCTACACGCCACAACTCATCACGCTCGTCGTACATTTCTTCGGCTACGATCTGGTAGCTGTCTTCATCAATATAGAAAACACGTTTCTTGTACTGGTGACGAGTGTTCTCTTTCAAATTAGCTTCTAAGACCCATACACGGTGTTTTTCATAGCGCACTAAATCTTGGTTAATAACGCCAGGCTTAATGATTTCGTCATACTCGACTTGATCAGAGTGAAGCTTATAGTTGTTGTATGGAATATAAACTTCTTTTTTGCCCTTGATTGTCCAGTTATAACGGTCAGGAGCACCGTTGAACATATCAAAATCATCAGTAGTACGTAGGCCATCAGATGCTGTACCCGGTGCATCATAAGCAACATTTGGAGCACGGCGAACACGACGCTGACCCGGGTTGTAAGTCCAAGCTTTACGTGGCTCAGCAACCTGATCCATGGTTTCATGAACCAATAATGCTGTACCCGCTAGACGCGCTGGAGCTTCAACGATTTGGCGGAATAAAAACAGGACGTTACCTTCAGCCAATTGTTCCGGCGTCATGTCTGGCTCATTGTAGATGTGGTGTAATTCGTCTTTCAGCTTTACTAGAACATAATCACCATCAGCCAAAGGCGTTGCTTGGCCAACTTCACGCTCTACCGAAACCCCGCGATAACGCGTTATTGAGTTCCAAATTAACTGTAAACCATTTTCAGGAAATGGGAATGGAACACCAATAGAAGCGCCTTTAATACCATTACCACCTTCAATCAATTCTGCGCGCGGCGCATTTGCTTTGATTGCATCATAAATATTCTGTGGGAATGACGCTGAGCGACGAGTTTTGTAGATGTTCATCTTATAATTTTCAGGGTAGGTCTTGAATAACGCAACCTGACCTACCGTAAGAAAATCTTCGTACTCTTTATAATTTGAAGCCGTAATCGTAAATTCAACTTCATCTTCAGCAAAAGGATCAGGGTGGTGGTCCCCAACCTCATAACCCTCAGGAGCTTGCTGAATACCACCGGTCCAAGCTGGGATAGAGCCATCTGCATTACCTGCTCTTTCCGAGCCCATTGGGGTATAAACATCTCCACCTAACTGGGCAGCTTTTTCTTGTGTGACTTTTGCAGAAGCTACTCCCGAAAAGAGTACTGAAGCGACTGCACTCGCCAATAACCATTTATTCATAATCTTAGCCATAAACTGTTAATACCCTTATTAGAATGAGTAACTTAGTGCCAGAGAAACGTAATCTCTATCGGAAATTAGGTTTTTATCCCCTGCACCAAAGAATGAGTTATATGCGAAATCGACTTTCCAGCGGCGCTGGTAATCAAAACTCGTACCTAGCGCTATAGACTGACGATCTTCCAGGAAGTTCGAAATAGGCGCTGGTGTATTACCCTTTACGTCGTGCTGGAATACGATGCGAGGCTGCATGTTCCAACCGCTAAATACGTCGTTATAATCCCAGCGCATGGCGATACGGTAACCCCAAGAGAAGTCATCCGCGAAACCATCGGTCATGCCTTCACACTCGGTTGTTACACGTTGTCCAGTTGCTGGATTGGTAAAGCCACAAGGCGTACTGCCAGGAGGCGCTAATTCAAAAACACCACCAACTCGGCCATTACCATTAGCGTCTACAGCGCGATCCGGGTTGCCTGAACGGAATGTACCCTCAGCTTCATAACGTAGTTCGCTTTGATCTGGCATATCTAAAATCTGATTTAAGCCAAACTCAACTAAGAATACCGTTTGATCAGAGCCGAATGTAGGTCCAAGAAGATTAGTAATAGTCATCTGGGCCTGAATAGTGTCATGCAAGCGATAACCCGAGATTTCCTCTCCAAGACCAACGCCGTTAGCTACTTGGCTTGTACCGGGAGGGATTTGACCAATAGGCTCTAAAGTCGCAAAAAGCAACTCTACGTCATCAACCTGTAAAGGCTCATCTTTACGATAAGAAATCTCACCGGCTAACGATAAACCGCTGTCAGTTGCCGTATTGAAACTGATACCACCCATTTGAATATCTTCTGGATACTCTAGGAAACCACGAACGGTACCCGTGTTATCGGCAGCATTGGCAGAAATAATAGGACGACGGTTGTGGTAGTTCATGTAATAGAAGCCCCACTCGGTACCGCCTTCACTGAAATAACCCAATTTAAAACCATACTGGCCATTATCGTCTGCTTCACGCGTATCTACACGGCGT
The DNA window shown above is from Kangiella marina and carries:
- a CDS encoding DUF1302 domain-containing protein → MNSKKPLMTLSKIAAGVSMAVAASASNAVGWESENFEYSFDSTISVGASMRVEERDRNLVGKANLYQQETGMSITNLYGSGTVPDGAWSNNSDDGNLNFNKGDFFSQVIKGTHEFDMRHKDGDYGLFARGLWYYDRVLMDKELRFRDLDTYPEGAYAAGETTARKEQGYDARMLDVYAWANFEVGDYSILQVRLGEQVVSWGESTFIQHSLSEANAVDLRTLRNPGAELKEAFIPSRMLWASIDLSESWAAQAFYQFEWEPVRTDEPGTYFATRDFLGLKGSEVHLGFAQFPEGQPGTVARRVDTREADDNGQYGFKLGYFSEGGTEWGFYYMNYHNRRPIISANAADNTGTVRGFLEYPEDIQMGGISFNTATDSGLSLAGEISYRKDEPLQVDDVELLFATLEPIGQIPPGTSQVANGVGLGEEISGYRLHDTIQAQMTITNLLGPTFGSDQTVFLVEFGLNQILDMPDQSELRYEAEGTFRSGNPDRAVDANGNGRVGGVFELAPPGSTPCGFTNPATGQRVTTECEGMTDGFADDFSWGYRIAMRWDYNDVFSGWNMQPRIVFQHDVKGNTPAPISNFLEDRQSIALGTSFDYQRRWKVDFAYNSFFGAGDKNLISDRDYVSLALSYSF
- a CDS encoding WD40/YVTN/BNR-like repeat-containing protein — encoded protein: MKTVLQVLISGLVLVASMILQAGPAVIAPKAKSSLLLDIVKVSDERFVTVGQRGHILITDDSGQTWRQVPVPVDVNLTAVDFLDDKRGVAVGFDQTVLLTTDAGETWVLSHQEVSNLQPALFNVLYTSEDNITAIGSYGLYLESTDGGETWENREIASLSDVYDGFSHFYDLEQLSGDTWYMAGEKYIAEADEMGEEFSKGMIAVTKDAGETWQKLDSPYEGSFFGISVNGSDIYVYGLRGNLFHSNDDGVTWTSIRLQNEAGLHDMLITPQGELVLVGTGGVLVTKKGNDVSIRKRTDLKGRAALVGLGDNRFIIVGEGGVETFDAVSSKKSVKEGQKDGK
- a CDS encoding DUF1329 domain-containing protein translates to MAKIMNKWLLASAVASVLFSGVASAKVTQEKAAQLGGDVYTPMGSERAGNADGSIPAWTGGIQQAPEGYEVGDHHPDPFAEDEVEFTITASNYKEYEDFLTVGQVALFKTYPENYKMNIYKTRRSASFPQNIYDAIKANAPRAELIEGGNGIKGASIGVPFPFPENGLQLIWNSITRYRGVSVEREVGQATPLADGDYVLVKLKDELHHIYNEPDMTPEQLAEGNVLFLFRQIVEAPARLAGTALLVHETMDQVAEPRKAWTYNPGQRRVRRAPNVAYDAPGTASDGLRTTDDFDMFNGAPDRYNWTIKGKKEVYIPYNNYKLHSDQVEYDEIIKPGVINQDLVRYEKHRVWVLEANLKENTRHQYKKRVFYIDEDSYQIVAEEMYDERDELWRVAMAYPINYYDVPTLWSTLETYYDLPSGRYLVIGLDNQEDMYNFNADFRGSHFTPSALRRIGRR